TAAATCTACTAAAGATAAGCATCGCACCAATTTCTAATAATATTGGGAGGGGTGTATTTTTTCaagcagatttttttcaaattagttGAGCTACCCCACAATCTTTCCACTTATCCCCATGGGAACTGCAGATATAGCCCTGGTTAGGAATAACTGTTGCAGGGAAGTATTTAGTACGTTATGTCTGCAGTTAAATAGATCTCTGGTGTTGTGGACATTGAAGGTGGCTGTAGCTTTAATACATCTTAatattcactgtgtgtttggcCTGGATGTGACAGTGATGTCTTCTGACTGCTGAGCACTGCTACATCCCTAAACACTGAAGTCAATGCTTTCTGGTGTATGAATTATAGATGGACCTGGTCGAGCTgcccttctcctctctgaatAAGTAAAGTGGCTCTGCCTGCAACTCCGGGTGGAAATAGAGTGTGTGTAAGTCTCACAGTGTGGgggtgttggtgtgtgtgctctgGAAGAGGCAGTGAGGCAGATAAAAATTTATGAAATAATGATGAGCAGGGTCGTCATCACCTTCCTTCCTCTAAGCAGTGGCAGGGGAGGAAGGGTGGGTGAGGCTTCCTGTGACATCATTATAACATATATTTGACCTGTTAAACTCTTCAATACTAATTTCTCACTGAAAATCAACCCTCACATCTGTTCTGACATATGACGAACTAATGAATCAATGGATGGACCCTTGGTAAAAAGGCAATATATACGTATGcaataataaaacatgtgatGCCACATGACATGTTGACATatgtctgacattttgttcCAATACAATAAAAAGGAAGTAACAAACACGTTTCTCGCAGTCCAGTGTAAGCTGTGTCAGTTGCCTCATCACTGCTGTAAAGTATTTGTCATTTCAGTTAAAATCTCAGGGGTTAATTTCAAAACCTTCTTCCTACATTATTAGCATAAGGAGTTAAAACTATCATCAGGGGCAGGTAGAGGAAACATAGATTAATAAATATCAGTTGTGCCAACTGATTGGTCAGTTGCATTAACtaggctgatgatgtcacagtgccTACACTCCATGAAAAAGGATATAATTTATGGTTGatacagaaaacactgaaataactgATCAGAGTAAAGAAGTTTTTGCTATTAGCAGATAGTATACACCTTCTCTGAACAGTGGCCTAAGAGCAAAACGGAACTTGAGTTGTTGAGAACATTGGTGGTTGTAACATGCATATTGACAGTCTGTAAAACTGTGTAGGCcttgttgatgatgatggttttaAGTCTGCAATGATTtcttggccacttgggggcagggGAAACGATCTGTCAACACAACACTAACATTATCaccttttaattaaaatggaaaacttGTTAGCAAGTCGTTGCTTTATACATCCAGCAGATAGGGAGCAACATTAGTGTTCATATGGAGTGATGTTCCCACTCCTTTCCACCAATTCCAGagaaaaatatcttgttttttcctGATGTTCCACTTTCTTCATCAGCTAATCACTCATTTTGTCTGTTGGCCGTTTGGTGCTGGAGTTTTTTCCGTGCTATAAAGCTGAAGTGAACTACAGAGTCTAGCAATAATTCTCAGCACAATGAGTCACCCCTTTCAAGTGATcttttgttaatataaaaatactgagcTGCTTAGTaggtaaattaaaaacaaataagtagAAACTAAATCTGAAAGCAGCAAATATACTTCATCCTTTTCCTCTTAAACATTTTCAATATCCATaaatctctctgtgttttatatttgcatgcTAACCTCAAAGAACATGgcagtgatttaaaaatattatgCTATTTTTTGTGAAGTTGTCTTTAACAgtcaaaggcagaatcagattTCTGGTACTGACCAGGTCAGCCACTGGTGATTTTTTACGATTCTGTTTCTCCACTTCCACCTGCATCTTGGCCATGGGCTTGGCCATCGCCAGGGCAAGCTTCGCCTCCGCCTGCAGCTTCTTCTGCCGACTCAGGAAGTCCATGTCCTCCAGAGACTCCGAGTCGTCCTCTGTGGTGTCCCTGTCCGAGTAGGACGAACTCTGCTTGGACTGCAGGGAGGAGGTGGTAGGAGGAAGCGGGAGATATGACAAGTACGGCAAGATGGAATAAAATATGAAGGAGAAAGTGAATGGAATAACaaacaagggggaaaaaagtatAGTAAAGGTATGAGAAAGGGGGTGAGAATGAGgtaagaggaaaagaggaaaagataagaaaaacCTGGTAAGAGGATTAATGTATTCTTGGTCTTTTTCGTATGTAGATTTTACACACTGACAGGAACTTCATTGTACATCAGCTGGGATGTCAGAGTTAGCGAGGATGAACATGTAAAGAGATGataattctctctttctccctctgtttctgttaAATGTGTCTCAGGCTGACAGGAGGTTAATGTGACCAGTCATCCGTGGCCTTGGTGAGCGTATTCCAATTCACCTCTCATTTGCTGCCCGTGAATTGGTTAACAGGCCAGAAAACTTGAGAAAAGACATTCATAAAGCATCAAATCCACCAGCTACCTTTCTGATTCAAAGTGAATATCTCACCCTTTTCACTGCTCTCACTTTTACACTGATCAGATCTTTACACCGTCAATCCTGTAAATCGTGACACATTTTGTTGCGTTTTCAAGATTTAAGTGCATATCTTTCATTCTGGAGAAATACTATAATAACTCTGCATGGGCCTCAGAGTGCAGTCTTGGGCATCAGTGTGTACCATGGGGGACAGAGGTGTGTCCAGACTGGTCTCTGTCTTGCTGTCATCTGCATCACTGTCCTTGTCGCTGCCGCTGTCATTGACAAAACAAATTTGTAGGTTCATCCCGCTCTGCAGCCTGcagggagagacagatagagatagagagtggttgaaacagagggagacaagTTAATATTAACATAAATGCAGATAAGGGTCAAGCCAGTTCAACATTAGCTGCTTTTGCAGTAATTGACTCAGACCAGGCCCAAAACAGACAGCAATGTCATCAGCACTGCTGCTAATACAAATGATGTACGGTGAGTTCAATAAAGTACTTTGTCTAAATAAAGGATTTAGAGCATTGTGAATACACATACTTAGAGAGAAATAAGTACAAAAAAAGTCCTAACAGAAACAAGTTGCTCTCATCACTAGAGAAAAGAACCAGCTGAAGATTGAATTAAAGAGggcttgtgtttttaatcatctcCCCTCTTGTCTCCAATATGGATCGATCCAGGCTGCCTCCGGTAGGTCTGCTCCAATCTGCCTGAGACCGGTGGGGGCGTTTTTGTGCCACGGAGGAGCAGAGTATCACTAGGTGTAGAGTCAGCCCACTGTGGATCAATAATCTGCTTATTCAATACAGTAATTACAAACAGGGCTGATTGATTACACAGTATAGATCCAATCACTTCCAATTAAAACAGGACCTGAGTGTTTCgatcgttgttgttgttttttttcccccctgcgTGAAGCAGCATCAAAAAGCACCCTGTAACTTGAATTTAATAGATAATAGAGGCCACTAACTTTGTTGATATCATACAGTGTAGAGTGCAGATGCATTAGTACTGGTGCATATGTCAGTTAATAAGTAGAAAGAAATGGacagaaatgccaaagataCGTTTGAGGTAAATTAGGAATAGTGCTTCCATCTCTTAGTTTGTCCAACAGCAAGACTGAAGTCCCACTCAGCACATAGCTTGGtcacaattatttaaaaaaacaaacatatgagatgtatataaaaatgaatccgaaattaaaactgaaatattgatAACAGGATCCACCACATAAATCCAGGATTATCCGGCTCTAATATGACTTACTGTCTCAGAGAAACATCATATTTTCACACAGAACTGTCATTTGAATATTTCCCTGTAATGATCAATGAGGCATTAAGCATCACAATCAGTCATCAATTTGCTGCAGCAAAATTCACGTGGTTCAAATCACAAGAAGTCTTTTGAGAACATTTAGTTCCAGTAAGGTACAGTGTAGGAGGTGGTAGCAGCCTGAGTGCAAATTTGGGAAGTCACAAGGGCTGATTACGTGTGGCTCCCTCGCACTGCACAAATCCTCTCTGGTTCCTGtcattctctcttcctccatgtCTGCTCTTTCTTTAAAGGTAGCCATGACTGTAAATCAGGACTTTTAGATTCATACCCTAtgccctgtttttctttttttaaccttcgCAAATACAGCGGAAATGTATGGTCTATTGACATTTCAGTACTGGTCTCATCTTTGAGTAGGATAACCTCTCAGTAAACCCTTCTTCAGAGAACTATGGAACCACAAAAAGTACTAGTAAACCCACATCTTGTGTTTTCCCAATGCAAGTCACATGTTTCTTGGTTAAAAAAGAAGTAATATGACTGAAGTCAGAGGTCTTACCGTGAGGACAGGCTGGGTTTGCCACTCTTGCTGCAACTGGTGTAGATGCCTGGACCATCATCAAAGAAACTGCCCAGGGCCAATTTCTGCCTGATTGACTCCCTCTCATTCTTTTGGGCCTACAACAGGAGATTAACAAAATTAGGTTACCTTTTTGTCATGTGTTTGATGATTAATGTTGTAGTTGCACAATGAGTTCAGATGCCAGGGTCAGGCTGGTAACGATTAGGTATCTTCCTCAAAGATACTTGGTGCTTTAAACCCAAGTACTTATATATAGTTTCCTGGCATGCTGGATCATCCAAACACCCTTGTCCCCCACATGACTGGCTGAATGCACAAATAGAAACGCCATTACCCTGAgcagtctctgtctgtccaaaTCACGAGTGCAAGTATATTAATAGCAGCAACCTCCTTTTAATTTGCAGTGAGAGGTTCAGTGTTATCTTAACAAGCTCTGATACGGagtgatgtgaaaaaaaaaaagtgtgaaataccGAAGTAAGGATCATTACAAGCTGACAATACCAATATTCACCAGCAGGTGTTGCTGTTTTCTCAGAGAACACACACCAAGTAGGTCTTCTCACACAGGATTAAGTTCAACATGTGGGAAACTCAAGAGACAAAACAGTAATACCCATTTCATACATGCTTAAATCTGCAAGAATAACCAACTTTAAACAATTCCAGAGTGACTCTCACTTGGCCTCATCCCAATCATGAATTCCTCACTGAGCGCAGCCTCAGCTTTGGCAGCActtcacacatgctcacacacacagcaatccCCACAGGACAACTTGTCTGTGCTCATAGCAGGTAAACACTGATCCAGGTCCAACTGAGGTGCAAACAACTGATGAGTGACTCTGACTGTTTCTGATCAAATGGGAAGCAACTTTTTGCACATGCTACTGTTGCACACGAGCATTAGAGCTTTTTGAATTCCTGCTGGTTTGGTTATTGGGCACTTCTATATTATTCAGCACCAAGCCAATAGAAATAACCATCACTGTAtgtatcaaaatgtttttcatactTCTTTCTTAACTTGTTAAACCATTTTGCGATCTCTAAGGTTATCTTGTGACACCTTGGAAGAAACCACTGGTTCATTTTAGTTATGAAGGTTTAAATAAGCTTAAAAGAAGTGTCTGAATGCTTAAAGGTTAGGACACATGCCATGCAACctcatttccctccctccccctccctctgccgCATATTTCTGATCTGTTTCTCTAATTTCACTGttagataaaagtaaaatgccaaaaaaagaaaagaaaaataatagtAGAATCACAGTGAGAAGGTGGTTTAAAAGAGATGCCAGTGGCATTGGCCTGAAGTGAAACCTCGATCCCATTCCACTTATTCCTCTACAAATCTTCCACCTTTCTGATCTGTGACTGTTGCTCACATTCCCATGTTTTCCTTATCCACCTGATTCAGTCTCACcagtaatttttctttctctcttttcctcactATCCCCATTTCTGTTAATTTTCTTCCATCCCCACTTCTTTCCTTCAGCCTCAGGCCTCTATGGCTCCTTCCATCAAGCCATCTCTCTGCAGTTCACTCTATTCTTCCCTCTCCAAATCACTCACACCTTTACCTCTCTCCCACTCATTTTTTCAACTCCCTACTtgctccctcctttcctctctttctatcAGTGTCTCTTGACAATTGTGAGCAGGCGTTTGGTGAGAGTGCCTACACCAAGTACAAATTAACATAATCCCACTCCACACAAGAGCTCGCAAGACGCACTTGGCGCTTCCAGCACACACACGGGCACGTAGAGGAGTGGACCTGGCACcgctcctctgtgtgtgtgtgtgtgtgtgtgtgtgtttgaaagataGCCCAGGGAGTCAAGATGAACACACTTGAGAGTTTCAATCCTCTGCTGCAAAGGCACAACAGCAGCATGTGTGGTACAGCGCAGCGCAAATGCATTTATGTACACGCATATCACTCATACACGCCTGACTACAATACAGCTGACACACTGTCAGTCAAGTTACTGCACTGAACAGCGGCTTCgagcaaaatgaaaaccaaaagcaGTGGGTTCACTGAGCATTGTTAACCGTTTTCTCCCCTCATGTGGTGAgggttgggaaaaaaaaaaaatgagggcAATGCTGAGGTGCAGGTGGGAGGGGGCTTTGACACAGAGAGGATGGGTCAGAAAACATGTTGTATGAGAATCTGCATGACCACACACATACTCCCTGCTAGAGGGCTGTGTGCTGATGTAAAGTGTACATGCACACTGGTTTAATCTCTGGTAATTTAACTCGGGCTGAATTGGAGATAATGAGGGTTAGGTCTTCAGCCAGTGATCATAACTTGTCATCAGCAGTCTGGAAGTGTCAACAGTTTAACTAGCccaatcaaaaatgtaaaaagtttttCTACTGCCATTACAGAAGCAGTTAAAACTAGGCCATAAACAGTATCAGACAGGTGgtgcattttgcattttatgttcAGTGATCAGTTGTTGAAATATATGAGGCAGGACACAGAGCATATGCTTCTgcaatgatttaaaatgaaaaacacttcacacactgcCACTGGTAAGATCATCAGCCCTCAAGGACAACCTGATGTATAACTATTTTTGGATTATATTTGTGAATTATATAACTATATACACTCCTGCACAAAGCTGCTGGTGACACGCAGTCATAAGAGCAATGTTTTAACAAAGTGCTAgatatgaattttaatgttctTGTTCTACCTCTTCACATAATGTGAGCTGTAAGAAAGTCAGGGTGAAATACTGGTAATTGGTTGATCAAACCAGGGCTGCAAACAGGATTATTTTcgttatcgattaatctgctgattattttcccaattcattgattaattatttagtctataaaatgtcagaaaccaGTTTGTCTTCCCGAGATGACATCATTAAATGTCTCGTTTCGCTCAAGTAAAGGGTTtgcatttttacttgaaaaatgacagaaactaaaTACTTGCTAAATAGCAGCTGGATTAGCACATAGGACACAATCTCTGCATCTCACACCTGCCTGACAACACAACTTCCTGTTCTTGTATAAACATCATCTGTTTTacagcatgtttgtgttgtgtgcttgtgtgtgtttgtgtctgggtgggctgtgtgtgtcatcatggcagcCCCATAAACTATTTACCAAGGTGTGGGATACGCCACTGAGAGGTGAAGGTGCAAGATGAGTAGTAAACACATGCCCCTggctctctttccttttttacacacttctttttttatcacCTACACCCGTAGCTCATCTTCTACCTTATCTTCTTATCCTTTCAAATTTTATGTGCTATCATATCAGTCTCCAAAATTTAAATCCTTCATCGGAGTAAGATATAAGTAGATGAACTTTTAGAGCCTCTTTAAATGAAGAAAGGAGACAATCAAATCCTGTCATAGTTTCggtttcagttttagttttggGCAAATTAAATGGAAACCTGTCATGTCATtgtctggaaacacacacagactttctgctcttttgattggctcacTCACTCAAATCATCATGAATAAGATGTTATCGTAAACTTTTGTGCACTTTACTGGATCATTTTCCCATTGGAGCTTCATATAAAATCTTATAAAGTCCTGAGATGGAACATTATCTGACTGCCTGTTTCCACATGATTATGACGTGGAAATTGCCTGGTAAATTATATTAGCACTGTGGGAAAGGGAGTACagatagtagagagagagagaaagaaaagcaagagaGACGGTCCAAATTAGACTGGGAGGAACACAATTGGgctaatttgtgtttttccttaaaTTCACCAAGCAATTTCCTCTGCTGAAAAACCCTCATTGACAAAGacattttctcctccactctgcACTACAACCATTCATCTCCACAGGCCTAGAGGGTGATTTAGCCTTGGCAATGGACAACAGGGTGCTTGTTCTGAGCCCTCAAATCTTCCTTGAAAATCTATAttagaggagggagaagaattTAATTATCTGTGCTAACAAACAgcatcctccctctcccttcccCAAATTGCTGGCTCTTGTGGCCTGAAATTGTTAAGTGGTTAAGATCTAAgatgtgtataaatgtgtgtgtatctccGCATGCCTACAGTTTTTTCTATCCTTTTGCTTTTCTCTGATTTCAGGCTCCTTTTTTAGCCATCCTACTGTATctaaattctaaaaaaaaatatgctaaAAGGAAAGGTACTTTAAAATATATCACCCcttaatttattaatatttatttcccctttcttctctttccctcgATTTCTCACTAAGTGCTCTCCCTTGTTCTGCACAATGGAGGCTTTTCACCGGCCGACCTCAGTCCCTGGTTGGAGACAAGAACCCactcacaggcacacacacacacatatacacaaatacCAGGTCTTGTGAGCACAGGCTACCTTTCTTTTAAAGAATAGCAAGAGTGAAAGCATGACATTACAGTGCACCTGCATAAGATTAAATGTGCTTagaaaaactgcagttcatAGAGCTTTTCATAGAGGTACGGTTgtgctaagtgtgtgtgttggtgtgttttggCAATCTGTGTATTGTGGTGTGGAGAAGCCAGACAGGGACAGCTTCACTCTGATATGTTTTCAAGGCCTgacagtgagctgctgctgagctcACAGCTCTACAAACAGATACAAGGTCACTGTGTcttctgggtgtgtgtgtgtgtgtgtgtgtttgtgtgtgcatgcgtgtgtgtgttttaactgtGCTGTAAAGTATAATCTAAAGTCAGTGTAAAGAtcaacattttgggagatacttgtatttgttttcttactgACAGAACATTTATACCACTCTCTTGTCTGTTTGCTTGACAGCTACACCCAGCAGCAGGTGAGTCTAGCTTTGCGTAAAGACTGGAATCCAGGGGAAACATCTAGTCTGGGTATGTTCAGTGGTAACAAATCTGCCAACCAGCACCTCTCACTGAGTCCTTGTATGGTTAAACTGTACAAAAACTCAAGTGAAAAAAGTGGCTTTCTGGTGGGTTAGGTGCAGAACTATTTCTTGGCTCTGTAATTCACTTCCTAGGGGCGACTTCAGCAAGCTGCCCTGCAACCTCAAAGTGAAGACAAGACTCCAGGAAGATGGTTGTGGGTTGCTGGCTTTTAGATGTGAGTGGAGTCAATTTTAtcagcaaataagtgtatttcatAAAATGTTCTACCTTTCCTTAAAGTATACACACTAcccctaatcctaaccctaacccaagtCTACATCCTATCTTTGCAGGCTaaaaatgtctctgtgtgtaagATGGTCTTGTCCTCTCGTGCTATCTGAGATC
The Seriola aureovittata isolate HTS-2021-v1 ecotype China chromosome 4, ASM2101889v1, whole genome shotgun sequence genome window above contains:
- the schip1 gene encoding schwannomin-interacting protein 1 isoform X5 is translated as MVHQENCSYQAQKNERESIRQKLALGSFFDDGPGIYTSCSKSGKPSLSSRLQSGMNLQICFVNDSGSDKDSDADDSKTETSLDTPLSPMSKQSSSYSDRDTTEDDSESLEDMDFLSRQKKLQAEAKLALAMAKPMAKMQVEVEKQNRKKSPVADLLPHMPHISECLMKRSLKPTDLRDMTLGQLQVIVNDLHSQIESLNEELVQLLLIRDELHMEQDAMLVDIEDLTRHAESQQKHLAERTLSK
- the schip1 gene encoding schwannomin-interacting protein 1 isoform X4 encodes the protein MREALDNMDGCGGVDDVIRQASSLCLTDDYKEAQKNERESIRQKLALGSFFDDGPGIYTSCSKSGKPSLSSRLQSGMNLQICFVNDSGSDKDSDADDSKTETSLDTPLSPMSKQSSSYSDRDTTEDDSESLEDMDFLSRQKKLQAEAKLALAMAKPMAKMQVEVEKQNRKKSPVADLLPHMPHISECLMKRSLKPTDLRDMTLGQLQVIVNDLHSQIESLNEELVQLLLIRDELHMEQDAMLVDIEDLTRHAESQQKHLAERTLSK